The following coding sequences are from one Prochlorococcus sp. MIT 1314 window:
- the tmk gene encoding dTMP kinase: MKGKFIVIEGIDGCGKTTQIDELSKWLPNSGLIKKGSKLITTREPGGSLLGKKLRGLILDNNKNNKPSSLAELLLYSADRAEHISKIISPALNNNDWVISDRFADSTLAYQGYGRNINLEIIKNIESIVCQGEYPDLTFFLEISPEESILRRKNKIPDRIESEGIRFLEKVNAGFKVIAKEKNWKIISASQNIKTISNQIKETLLKKFSNKT; this comes from the coding sequence ATGAAAGGAAAATTTATTGTTATTGAAGGTATTGATGGATGTGGTAAGACTACTCAGATAGATGAATTATCTAAATGGCTACCTAATAGTGGTCTAATAAAAAAAGGGTCTAAATTAATCACAACAAGAGAGCCAGGAGGAAGCCTGTTAGGCAAAAAACTTAGAGGACTGATCCTTGATAACAATAAGAATAACAAGCCTTCATCGCTTGCTGAATTATTGCTTTATTCAGCTGATAGAGCTGAACATATCTCAAAAATTATTTCACCTGCCTTAAATAACAATGATTGGGTGATAAGTGATAGATTTGCCGATTCAACTCTGGCTTATCAAGGTTATGGAAGAAACATAAATTTAGAAATAATTAAAAATATTGAATCTATTGTGTGTCAAGGAGAATATCCTGACCTAACTTTCTTCTTAGAAATTTCTCCAGAAGAAAGTATCTTGCGAAGAAAAAATAAAATTCCAGATAGAATAGAATCTGAAGGTATTAGATTTTTAGAAAAAGTAAATGCAGGCTTCAAAGTAATTGCCAAAGAAAAAAACTGGAAAATAATATCTGCATCACAAAATATTAAAACGATTTCTAATCAAATTAAAGAGACTTTATTAAAAAAATTTTCTAATAAAACATGA
- a CDS encoding cation-translocating P-type ATPase: MESIQLSITGMKCGGCVSTVEKILNNSDGITNVSVNLLTESAYFEINQKHVEIETVLENLKDNGFPSKIYINDFSKKINQAELEKKKKWNNQWQKLTFALLLLLFSGLGHLAEGRYINFPILGNIFFHALLATLALLLPGRGIIINGFKAFIKNRPDMDSLVALGVTSAYTTSLLSLIFPATGFPCFFNEPVMLLGFILIGRFLEERARYQTGSSIGELLELQPEMANIYTEDNQIKSIRVNTLKPNQEIQVLAGDRVPADCIVTQGNSYVDVSHITGESKPIEVKEGENLSSGSLNLNSTLKLKVQKVGGDSSLAKLVSLIESVNANKPPIQRIADKIAGKFTYFVLIFATLSFFFWWKGAKYIWPDLLSPNHHQFITNSSHTLHSSLGSNAESFLSLAIQLSIAVLVIACPCALGLATPTVITVASGKAAKKGVLFKGGDKIEIASKINHIIFDKTGTLTKGKPFIVDYKNNNDHSFLLRIAASLEKESRHPIANALIQEAQKQNLNLFPIKKIFTHSGRGISGELDSIDGLINIGNIEWLLSKGIIIDSNAKKVIENEETQSNTIIGVSINDKLLGFILLGDLLREDSIKTVQKLRENKFKINILSGDRKQTVLALAKKIGCKETEVKWDLLPQMKLKTIENLKINNKVAMIGDGINDVPALASSDLGIAVGSGTQIAKANADVVLMGDQLNGLPYALNLAKKTIRKIKQNLIWAFGYNLLAIPIAAGILFPKYGILLTPSIAALLMATSSITVVINALSLE; encoded by the coding sequence ATGGAGAGCATTCAATTAAGCATTACAGGGATGAAGTGCGGGGGTTGCGTTAGTACTGTTGAAAAAATATTAAATAATTCTGATGGTATTACAAATGTTTCTGTTAACTTACTCACTGAAAGTGCATATTTTGAAATTAACCAGAAACATGTAGAAATAGAAACAGTTCTCGAAAACCTAAAAGATAATGGATTCCCATCAAAGATCTACATAAATGATTTTTCAAAAAAAATAAATCAAGCAGAGTTAGAAAAAAAAAAGAAATGGAATAACCAATGGCAAAAACTAACTTTTGCTCTATTACTTTTGCTCTTTTCGGGTTTAGGTCATCTAGCAGAAGGTAGATATATAAATTTTCCAATACTAGGCAATATATTTTTTCACGCCTTATTAGCAACATTAGCTTTATTATTGCCTGGAAGAGGAATAATTATTAATGGATTTAAAGCTTTTATAAAGAACCGTCCGGATATGGATTCTTTAGTAGCTCTTGGAGTAACTAGCGCATATACAACAAGCCTTCTATCCTTAATATTCCCTGCTACTGGTTTCCCTTGTTTTTTTAATGAACCAGTCATGTTATTGGGATTTATACTGATTGGGCGTTTCTTAGAAGAAAGAGCTAGATATCAAACTGGCTCATCCATTGGAGAGTTATTAGAACTTCAACCTGAAATGGCAAATATCTACACAGAAGATAATCAAATAAAGTCAATAAGAGTAAATACTTTAAAACCTAATCAAGAGATTCAAGTTTTAGCAGGAGACAGAGTACCCGCTGACTGCATTGTTACTCAAGGGAATTCATATGTTGATGTCTCACATATTACTGGAGAATCAAAACCTATCGAAGTAAAAGAAGGCGAGAATTTATCCAGTGGATCTTTAAACCTTAATTCCACTCTTAAACTAAAAGTACAAAAAGTGGGAGGTGATTCTTCGCTTGCAAAACTAGTAAGTCTTATTGAGTCTGTAAACGCTAATAAACCTCCCATTCAAAGAATTGCCGATAAAATTGCAGGCAAATTTACTTACTTTGTACTTATATTTGCCACTTTAAGTTTCTTTTTTTGGTGGAAGGGGGCCAAATACATTTGGCCTGATTTATTAAGTCCTAATCATCATCAATTTATAACAAACTCAAGCCACACACTTCATAGTTCTCTTGGTAGTAATGCTGAGAGTTTCCTGAGTTTAGCAATTCAATTGTCAATTGCTGTTTTAGTAATAGCTTGTCCTTGTGCATTAGGTTTAGCCACACCAACAGTAATCACTGTCGCATCAGGTAAAGCAGCAAAAAAAGGGGTTTTATTTAAAGGAGGTGACAAAATAGAGATTGCTTCAAAAATTAATCATATTATCTTTGATAAGACGGGTACGTTAACAAAAGGTAAGCCTTTTATTGTTGATTATAAAAATAATAATGATCATTCATTCTTATTAAGAATAGCTGCTAGTTTAGAAAAGGAAAGCAGACATCCAATAGCAAATGCATTGATTCAAGAGGCTCAAAAACAAAACTTAAATTTATTTCCAATAAAAAAAATTTTCACCCATTCAGGTAGAGGTATATCTGGGGAACTTGATTCAATTGATGGACTTATCAATATTGGAAATATTGAATGGCTACTCAGCAAAGGAATAATTATTGATAGTAATGCAAAAAAAGTAATTGAAAACGAAGAGACACAATCGAATACAATCATTGGAGTAAGTATAAACGATAAGTTATTAGGCTTTATCTTGTTAGGAGATTTACTCAGAGAGGATTCAATAAAAACAGTTCAAAAATTAAGAGAAAACAAATTTAAAATTAATATTTTAAGTGGAGATAGAAAACAAACAGTTTTAGCTTTAGCAAAAAAAATTGGTTGTAAAGAAACCGAAGTAAAATGGGATCTTCTTCCTCAAATGAAACTTAAGACTATAGAAAATTTAAAAATCAATAATAAAGTAGCTATGATTGGTGATGGAATTAATGATGTCCCAGCGTTAGCATCCTCAGACTTAGGAATTGCGGTGGGCTCAGGAACTCAAATAGCTAAGGCAAATGCAGATGTTGTATTGATGGGAGATCAATTAAATGGATTACCCTACGCATTAAATCTTGCAAAAAAAACTATAAGAAAAATAAAGCAGAATCTAATATGGGCTTTTGGTTACAACTTACTAGCTATACCAATAGCCGCTGGAATTTTATTCCCTAAATATGGCATTCTTCTTACTCCCTCAATAGCAGCATTATTAATGGCTACTAGCTCTATTACAGTTGTAATTAATGCTTTATCTTTGGAGTAA